The genomic DNA GCACATAATCCACCGGGTTTACATTGCCGAAGTACACGAACATCATCGTCGTAATGATTTCAAATTCCGTCGAGTTGCCTAAATCGGTCTCCTCAACGAGGCGCTCGCTCACCGGGCGCACGATGTTCGCAAGCATCGCGATATCCTCATCGGGAATCGGCGTGCCGTTCACCGAGATACGCTCGTTGAACACTTCAATATACGGGGACGTAAACGTCCCCACTGTATAGCCGTTCTCATTCAGTGCATTCCGCATATACGATAACGTTGAGCCTTTACCGTTCGTGCCGACAATATGCACCCCTGTTATTTTTTTCTCCGGATGGTCGAGTTTCTCTAACATCCATTCCATGCGTTTTACACCGGGTTTAATACCAAATTTCGTCCGTTCGTGTATCCACTGCAGGCTCTCCTGATAATTCATCGGCTATTCCACACCTCTCATGCTTTTCAGGCGCGTCTCAACTTCTTCATACTGCGTCTGGTAGCCCGCTTGTTTTTTACGTTCTTCTTCAACGATTTTTTCCGGAGCGTTGCTCACAAATTTCTCATTGTTAAGTTTTCCTGATACACGTTTAAGTTCGCCATTTAGACGTTCCAGTTCTTTTTCAAGACGCGCGATTTCTTCTTCTTTATTAATTAATCCTGCAAGCGGCAGTACGACTGTTGCCCCTTTAACGACATCTGTCTTATCGTCGTCACCTTTATCGATTGATGCAGCAATCGTTAAGTTTTCTGGATTCGTAAAGCGCTCGATATAATGCTTGTTGCGCTCTACTGCAGCACGGCGGTTGTCATCTTTGACTTCAAGTTTAATATCGATTGGTTTGGATAACGGCGTATTGACTTCATTACGCGTCGTTCTCACCGATTTAATAATATTTACTAAGAGCTCCATTTCAGCTGAAGCGTCGTCAAAGTTAAGTGACTCATCTACGACCGGCCATTCGCTGACAACGATTGATGTTTCTTTATTGATTGTCTGGTAAATTTCATCCGTCACAAACGGCATAAACGGGTGAAGCATCTTCAGAATCTTATCCAGCGTATAAAGCAGCACCGAACGTGTCATCTGTTTCTCTTCATCTGTACCGTGAGTCATCGGCACTTTCGCCATTTCGATATACCAGTCACAGAAATCATCCCAGATAAAGTTGTATAAAGCGCGGCCGACTTCACCGAACTCGTAGTCTTCCGACAGACGGGTTACATCTGCGATTGTCTCGTTTAAACGTGTCAAAATCCACTTGTCAGCGAGTGATTTATCGCCTGTTAAATCGATATCTTCCAGCGTAAAGTCTTCACCGATGTTCATTAATGCGAAACGTGAAGCGTTCCAGATTTTGTTAATAAAGTTCCATACGCTCTCTACTTTTTCATCACTGTAGCGGAGATCCTGACCCGGCGTTGAACCTGTAGACAGGAAGTAACGCAGTGCATCCGCACCGTATTTATCAATAACATCCATCGGGTCTACGCCGTTGCCGAGAGATTTCGACATCTTGCGGTTCTGCTCATCGCGTACAAGACCATGTAATAACACATCATCAAATGGTTTCTCGCCTGTCTGCTCTAAAGATGAGAAGATCATACGCGCGACCCAGAAGAAGATAATGTCGTAACCTGTAACCAGGACATTCGTCGGGAAGTACTTGGCAAGGTCCGGCGTTTCGTCCGGCCAGCCCATCGTCGAAAACGGCCATAATGCACTTGAGAACCATGTGTCCAGCACATCTTCGTCCTGCGTCCAGTTTTCAATGTCTGCAGGTGCTTCTTCGCCTACGTACAGTTCGCCTGTTTCATTGCGATACCATGCCGGAATCTGGTGTCCCCACCATAGCTGGCGTGAAATGACCCAGTCGCGGATGTTTTCCATCCAGCCGTTGAACGTGTGTTCAAAACGGTTCGGCACGAAATCGATACGGTTATCTGTGTTCTGATTTTCCAGACTCTTCTCAGCGAGCGGCTTCATGCTCACGAACCACTGTGTCGATAAGTACGGCTCAACAATTGCGTTTGAACGCTCGGAGTGGCCGACAGAGTGCACGTGAGATTCGATTTTAATCATAAACCCTTGTGCTTCAAGGTCTTTAACCAGCTGTTTGCGGCAGTCGAAACGGTCCATGCCTTCGTACTGTCCGCCGAGCTCGTTAATCGTGCCGTCCGGGTGCATCACGTTAATGCGCTCAAGGTCGTGACGGTTACCAATTTCAAAGTCGTTCGGGTCGTGTGCCGGCGTGACTTTCATCGCACCTGAACCGAAATCTTTCTCAACGTATGAATCTGCGATGATCGGCAGTTCGCGGCCGACGATCGGTAGTGTTACTGTTTTGCCGATAAAGTCCTGGTAGCGTTCGTCATCCGGGTGAACAACAACCGCTGTATCTCCGAGCATCGTCTCAGGACGCGTCGTTGCGATTTCTAAAAACCCTGAACCGTCAGTTAACGGATACTTCACGTGGTAAAAGCTGCCTTCGATATCTTTATGAATTACTTCGATGTCGCTCAGTGCAGTCTGAGTTTGCGGATCCCAGTTAATAATATATTCACCGCGGTAAATTAAATTCTTGTTGTACATATCAACGAATACTTTACGAACCGCTTTAGATAAGCCTTCGTCCAGTGTAAAGCGCTCTTTATCGTAATCGAGACCGAGCCCCATCTTCGCCCACTGTTCGCGGATGTGCGATGCGTATTCCTCTTTCCAGTTCCACGCATGCTCTAAAAACTTCTCGCGGCCAAGTTCCGAAGTTTTAATGCCCGCTTCGCGGAGACGCGCATCCACTTTCGCCTGCGTTGCGATACCCGCGTGGTCCATGCCCGGCAGGTACAGTACATCGTAGCCCTGCATACGCTTCATGCGTGTAATAATATCCTGCAGCGTCGTGTCCCATGCGTGGCCAAGGTGCAGTTTACCCGTCACGTTCGGCGGCGGAATAACGATAGAAAACGGTTCTTTGTCGCTGTTTACGTCGGATTTAAATAAACCCTGTTCCACCCACTTGTCGTATTTACCCTGTTCAACTTCAGCCGGATTATACTTTTTCGGCATTTCCATATCGATCACTCCTCTTAATTTTAAAAACAAAAAAACTCCAGTCCATAAATAGGACGGGAGTTCCGCGGTGCCACCTAAATTCAGGCATACTGTCTGCCTGCATCTCAACTTGGTGATTAACGCTCACCGCACGTATTGGATTACTTGTTCATACGGACCGGGTTTGACTTCGGTGTTCCGCGAACGTTCACACAAAACTTATCATAGTTACTTTCACTGCAGGCACCGGTAAACTTCCACCAGCCGTTTACTCTCTTTTGCGCCTGCCCGCAGCTACTCTTCTACGTCTCTTGTTATTTATATAGCTTAATATTATGCGACTTTTAAATAACTGTCAAGATTGAAGTGGCCTACTGTCTGCCCTGTTTTCTCCGTATGCTGCTGAGATATTTTAAATAGTAGCCGACGATCGGCACGACGACGATTATAATGAAGAAAATTCTGAAGATGTGATAACTCGAAATCATCGCAATATTACCGCCGGTCTCAATCGCGATAACGATAATCTGGCCGAGCCCGCCCGGTGCGGCACTCAGAAACAGGTCGTTAAACTGATGCGTTGTAAACAGCTGGAATATAAACACGATAAACATCGTCCCGAAAATGAGCAGCAGGTTCTGAAACAGAATTGCCAGAATCAGACGTCTGTTCAGCTGCGTCATTAACGATGCAATCTGCAGCCCGATTCTTATACCGAATAAAATCTGAGCGATGTTAATAAACACGAGATCCAGTGAAAATTCAATGCCCGTCGTTAAATTCCATATGATGAGCACGATAATCGGACCGAGCATTAAGCTCGCCGGGAATTTTATCTTGTTAAGAATGTATATAAGTGCGAATGCGGCGATGGGAATAATCAGCATTTCCGGTGTGAAGATTGCCGACAGATAATTGACGGCGACAGGTTCGGCTGTGATATCCGCCGGCGGCGTGAAGATGCGCGCGACGAACGGCACGATCAGGACGATGAGAATAATGCGCGACATCTGTGTCAGCGTGACGAGTAAAATATCAGCGCGCTTCTCCTCCTCCGCCATAATCAGCATTTGGGATAATGCACCCGGTACCGAAGCAAGAATTGCCGTTTCCGGTGTGCTGCCGGTTAAATATATAAAAAACCGGGAGAGAATAAGACTGAGTATAAGAACAAGAATGGTCATAAGAAAAATGTTAAATAAGTCAGCCCGCATATCCAGTAATGCGTCGAGCGTCAGAGTGGAGCCGATTTCGATGGCCATAATGGCAACACCGAGATTACCGAGCCAGCGCGGAAAAAACAATTCACGCTTAATCAGTCTGAGGTAGAGAATCGTCGCAATCATCGCACCAAAGAGCCACGGCAGAATCATGCCAATTGCAGACAGCCCGCTTGAAATTAACGCGGCCAGAGCGACGAGCAGCAGAAAACGAAGTACTTTCATAAAATCACCTTATCTATTCAAGTGTCATTTATAATAATAACTTATTCTGGTAATGATATAAAGTAAGTTGCATTTTACACTTTATTCAGAAAATTGGTGGTGGTGATATACAACCGGGGGCGCCGGTTGCGTCGGTTCTGCCTGTTCACAACCGGGGCCGCCGTTGTCATTCGGGGCGGGTCGGTTTACAACGGGGGCGCGCCGTTGTCATTCGGGGTGCGTCGATTCACAACGGGGGCGCGCCGTTGTCATTCGGGACGGGTCGGTTCACAACGGGGGCGCGCCGTTGTCATCCGGGATGGGTCGGTTCACAACGGGGAATCGCCGTTGTCATTCGGGGCGTGGCGGTTCACAACGGGGGCGCGCCGTTGTCATTCGGGACGGGTCGGTTTACAACGGGGGCGCACCGTTGTCATTCGGGGCGCGTCGGTTCACAACGGGGGCGCGCCGTTGTCATCCGGGATGGGTCGGTTCACAACGGGGAATCGCCGTTGTCATCCGGGATGGGTCGGTTCACAACGGGGGCGCGCCGTTGTCATTCGGGGTGCGTCGGTTCACAACGGGGGCGCGCCGTTGTCATTCGGGATGGGTCGGTTCACAACGGGAAACCGCCGTTGTCATTCGGGGTGCGTCGGTTCACAACGGGAAACCACCGTTGTCATCCGACCCCGACCCGCCCCACGTTCACAACAAACCCCGCTGCCATCCAAAATTTCCTGGATAACAGCGGGGCAAACACAAACTGAGCTCTAACTCTCAAACCGGGCTCCAAACCTCATCCAGCCACCGGTTTTTATCTTACTGATTGTCGGGCTTTTCACTGATTACGCGTTCCTGTTCTTTCAGGAACAGCGCGAACACGAGGCCGACGACAGCCAGTACGGACGACGCGATAAAGGTTGCGTTGACGCCGGTGATTTCGTCGGATGGTGTCGGCGAACCGCCGGAAATGTTGAACGCGACCCCCGTCATAATTGTGATCAGCAGCGCGGTGAAGAGCGACCCGCCGATCTGGCGCATCGTATTGTTCAGCGATGTGCCGTGGGCTATCATATGATTTTCGAGCGCGTTCATCGCATACGTGGTGAGTGCCATCATCGACAGTCCGACGCCTAAAAAGCGCACGGTGTAAACGATAACGATATACGTAAATGTTGTTTCTGTGCTTAAAAACGACATCAGAACGGAGGTGATCAAAATCAGTATCAGGCTGGTAAATGTAAGGATCCGGATGCCGTATTTGTCAAACAACCAGCCGGCGACGAGCGACATGACGCCCATCACAATCGCGCCGGGCAGTAGTGCGAGTCCCGACTGGAATGCGGTAAATCCTAACATGTCCTGCATTAATACAGGCACGATGTTGTTCGCGCTGACCATCGATACGAAGACGATGATTCCGATCAGTGTGGCCATCAGGAAGTAACGGTTTCCGAGCACCCGGATTTCCAATATCGGCTGCACGAGTTTAAATTGTCTCCGCACAAAAAATCCGACGATAACGAGACCGGCAGCAATCGGCAGGATGACTTCCATACTTCCCCACCCCGTCACAC from Jeotgalicoccus saudimassiliensis includes the following:
- a CDS encoding AbrB family transcriptional regulator; this encodes MKVLRFLLLVALAALISSGLSAIGMILPWLFGAMIATILYLRLIKRELFFPRWLGNLGVAIMAIEIGSTLTLDALLDMRADLFNIFLMTILVLILSLILSRFFIYLTGSTPETAILASVPGALSQMLIMAEEEKRADILLVTLTQMSRIILIVLIVPFVARIFTPPADITAEPVAVNYLSAIFTPEMLIIPIAAFALIYILNKIKFPASLMLGPIIVLIIWNLTTGIEFSLDLVFINIAQILFGIRIGLQIASLMTQLNRRLILAILFQNLLLIFGTMFIVFIFQLFTTHQFNDLFLSAAPGGLGQIIVIAIETGGNIAMISSYHIFRIFFIIIVVVPIVGYYLKYLSSIRRKQGRQ
- a CDS encoding valine--tRNA ligase, translating into MEMPKKYNPAEVEQGKYDKWVEQGLFKSDVNSDKEPFSIVIPPPNVTGKLHLGHAWDTTLQDIITRMKRMQGYDVLYLPGMDHAGIATQAKVDARLREAGIKTSELGREKFLEHAWNWKEEYASHIREQWAKMGLGLDYDKERFTLDEGLSKAVRKVFVDMYNKNLIYRGEYIINWDPQTQTALSDIEVIHKDIEGSFYHVKYPLTDGSGFLEIATTRPETMLGDTAVVVHPDDERYQDFIGKTVTLPIVGRELPIIADSYVEKDFGSGAMKVTPAHDPNDFEIGNRHDLERINVMHPDGTINELGGQYEGMDRFDCRKQLVKDLEAQGFMIKIESHVHSVGHSERSNAIVEPYLSTQWFVSMKPLAEKSLENQNTDNRIDFVPNRFEHTFNGWMENIRDWVISRQLWWGHQIPAWYRNETGELYVGEEAPADIENWTQDEDVLDTWFSSALWPFSTMGWPDETPDLAKYFPTNVLVTGYDIIFFWVARMIFSSLEQTGEKPFDDVLLHGLVRDEQNRKMSKSLGNGVDPMDVIDKYGADALRYFLSTGSTPGQDLRYSDEKVESVWNFINKIWNASRFALMNIGEDFTLEDIDLTGDKSLADKWILTRLNETIADVTRLSEDYEFGEVGRALYNFIWDDFCDWYIEMAKVPMTHGTDEEKQMTRSVLLYTLDKILKMLHPFMPFVTDEIYQTINKETSIVVSEWPVVDESLNFDDASAEMELLVNIIKSVRTTRNEVNTPLSKPIDIKLEVKDDNRRAAVERNKHYIERFTNPENLTIAASIDKGDDDKTDVVKGATVVLPLAGLINKEEEIARLEKELERLNGELKRVSGKLNNEKFVSNAPEKIVEEERKKQAGYQTQYEEVETRLKSMRGVE
- a CDS encoding MDR family MFS transporter, with product MNRKKDRGSTSSRNLVIAILIVGAFVSILNQTLLVTAVPVIMADLDIPFSTAQWLTTGFFLVNGIMIPISAFLINKFTTRKLYMTAMILFAAGTVVAALSTEFPVLLAGRILQASGAGIMMPLSQVILMQMFSVENRGKAMGLFGLIIGFAPAIGPTLSGYIVEFWPWRTLFIIIAPLAGLNILFAYFFMRNVTEQTNPKVDILSIVMSTLGFGGLLYGFSVAGVTGWGSMEVILPIAAGLVIVGFFVRRQFKLVQPILEIRVLGNRYFLMATLIGIIVFVSMVSANNIVPVLMQDMLGFTAFQSGLALLPGAIVMGVMSLVAGWLFDKYGIRILTFTSLILILITSVLMSFLSTETTFTYIVIVYTVRFLGVGLSMMALTTYAMNALENHMIAHGTSLNNTMRQIGGSLFTALLITIMTGVAFNISGGSPTPSDEITGVNATFIASSVLAVVGLVFALFLKEQERVISEKPDNQ